From one Flavobacteriales bacterium genomic stretch:
- a CDS encoding TonB-dependent receptor — MRRILFFCAAFSASFPAVAQEPFGVVRGTVRNAASGAPLHNAAVVVERTVPLLGAASDSLGLYLIAQVPVGLWSVKASMVGYETEWVHEVWVRSGKESVLEIALSAARVELPPIEVGIVDRWQVAHAGVRLFTVEQGLRYPAMFQDPARLAAATPGVAAPNDQANHLMVRGNGPLANTWLLEGAEMVSPNHLGNAGTASDLPTLSGGGVSILSAQMLGSSSLRTGNMPVSHGNALGGIMDLGLRRGNAQAREWTAQAGLLGIDLSTEGPITRGGEDFHLVNYRYSTLGLLSAIGVDIGDEAISFQDLSFHAGSRIGERGEWRVFGLGGISSNVFKAKADTAQWEFDKDSRDIEYNSSMGALGATMTLPLGQRSLLRAAALWSGAYQERTESERDTAALAPWRDFASLYERKLSLVAALEGTLGKRLHYAVGGSAMDRMLVNVLSDTAQGWLLRPYAQLRASLPWSITATAGLAYSQFTFNGSGLLEPRIDLIKTVRGKGAVLLSAGVRGQLPHHVVINLLDLSAASTTLGIPDNRTLGFQRSEDLTFGYEHRATYYTSVRGEIYGQRISGVPVPWSGFNGISGLEEPLTNAWDEPQYLPMEAKAEARNMGIELSVKQAMNKGFYWLMNGSVFRSTTVVQGMERNARWDAGWTANAVAGKEWGRSKDDLVRTWGVGMRAMGVGGLRYTPFEAENRPGAWSFFPGEPYSAKLRDAYRFDLRVYLKRDRNGRTGLWAMDVQNVANTRNEAYEAFDFRKGETITRYQLGLIPNLSYRVEF; from the coding sequence GTGCGTCGGATCCTCTTCTTCTGCGCGGCCTTCTCCGCTTCATTCCCTGCCGTCGCGCAGGAGCCCTTCGGTGTTGTCCGCGGAACCGTGCGCAATGCGGCAAGCGGTGCGCCGTTGCACAATGCCGCAGTCGTGGTGGAGCGAACGGTTCCGCTGCTCGGTGCGGCCTCCGATAGCCTTGGACTGTACCTCATTGCCCAAGTTCCTGTTGGCCTTTGGTCCGTGAAGGCGAGCATGGTAGGCTACGAAACGGAGTGGGTGCACGAGGTTTGGGTGCGCAGTGGCAAGGAATCGGTGCTGGAGATCGCGCTCAGCGCGGCGCGCGTGGAATTGCCACCCATCGAGGTCGGTATTGTTGACCGCTGGCAGGTAGCCCATGCCGGGGTGCGCTTGTTCACGGTGGAGCAGGGCCTTCGCTACCCCGCCATGTTCCAGGATCCCGCGCGCTTGGCTGCTGCTACGCCGGGCGTGGCCGCGCCGAACGACCAGGCCAACCACCTGATGGTGCGCGGCAACGGACCGTTGGCGAACACCTGGCTCCTTGAAGGCGCTGAGATGGTCAGCCCGAATCATCTGGGAAATGCAGGCACCGCGAGCGATCTGCCAACCTTGAGCGGTGGCGGTGTGAGCATCCTGAGCGCACAGATGCTCGGGTCATCGAGCCTGCGCACCGGCAACATGCCAGTGAGCCACGGCAACGCCCTCGGAGGCATCATGGACCTGGGGTTGCGCAGGGGCAATGCCCAGGCGCGCGAGTGGACCGCGCAGGCCGGTCTGCTCGGGATCGACTTGAGCACCGAAGGTCCGATCACCAGGGGCGGCGAGGATTTCCACTTGGTGAACTACCGCTACAGCACCTTGGGTCTATTGAGCGCGATCGGAGTCGATATCGGGGATGAGGCGATCAGCTTCCAAGACCTTTCATTCCATGCCGGTTCGCGCATCGGTGAGCGGGGCGAATGGCGCGTATTCGGATTGGGTGGCATCAGCAGCAATGTGTTCAAAGCGAAGGCGGATACCGCGCAATGGGAGTTCGATAAGGACTCGCGCGACATCGAATACAACAGCAGCATGGGCGCTTTGGGTGCCACCATGACCCTGCCTCTGGGACAGCGTTCCTTGCTGCGTGCCGCAGCCTTGTGGAGCGGAGCTTATCAGGAGCGCACCGAGTCGGAGAGGGACACCGCCGCCTTGGCGCCCTGGCGCGATTTCGCGAGCCTCTATGAGCGGAAGCTGAGCCTGGTTGCTGCGTTGGAGGGGACATTGGGCAAGCGCTTGCATTACGCGGTAGGCGGCAGCGCGATGGATCGCATGCTGGTGAATGTGCTCTCCGATACGGCCCAGGGCTGGTTGCTCCGCCCGTACGCCCAATTGCGCGCCTCCTTGCCATGGAGCATCACGGCCACGGCCGGCCTTGCATACAGCCAGTTCACCTTCAATGGCAGCGGTTTGCTCGAACCGCGCATCGACTTGATCAAGACCGTCCGAGGCAAAGGAGCCGTGCTGCTCAGTGCAGGCGTGCGCGGACAATTGCCCCACCACGTTGTGATCAATCTCTTGGATCTTTCAGCGGCATCCACCACGCTGGGCATTCCGGATAATCGAACGCTCGGTTTCCAGCGCAGCGAGGACCTCACCTTTGGATACGAGCATCGGGCCACTTATTACACATCCGTGCGTGGTGAGATCTACGGCCAGCGCATCAGCGGCGTGCCGGTTCCCTGGTCCGGATTCAATGGGATATCAGGACTCGAGGAGCCGCTCACCAACGCTTGGGACGAGCCGCAATACCTGCCCATGGAGGCCAAGGCCGAAGCGCGCAACATGGGTATTGAGCTCTCCGTGAAGCAGGCCATGAACAAGGGCTTCTATTGGCTGATGAATGGCAGCGTGTTCCGCAGCACCACTGTTGTGCAAGGCATGGAGCGGAACGCGCGTTGGGACGCTGGCTGGACAGCCAATGCCGTGGCCGGCAAGGAGTGGGGCAGGTCGAAGGATGACCTTGTGCGCACCTGGGGGGTGGGAATGCGGGCAATGGGCGTGGGCGGGCTGCGCTACACGCCCTTCGAGGCGGAGAATAGGCCTGGCGCGTGGTCATTCTTCCCCGGCGAGCCCTATTCGGCCAAGCTGCGCGATGCCTATCGCTTCGACCTTCGCGTGTACCTGAAGCGCGACCGCAACGGACGAACCGGGCTCTGGGCGATGGACGTGCAGAACGTGGCCAACACGCGTAATGAAGCCTATGAGGCCTTTGACTTCCGAAAGGGCGAGACCATCACGCGGTACCAGCTCGGCCTCATCCCCAACCTCAGTTACCGCGTCGAATTCTGA
- a CDS encoding aldehyde dehydrogenase, protein MERILNFIGGVLRPAIGGTWLDNHEPATGRAFAQIADSDERDVQAAVEAASAALPEWQALGREGRSKAMLRLADLIEQQVDRFAEAESRDNGKPIHLARKVDIPRAVSNIRFFATAILHTRTDAHIMDDVAVNYTEREPIGIVGCISPWNLPFYLFTWKIAPALATGNTVVAKPSEVTPLTAFMMSELCAEAGFPQGTLNIVHGLGHKVGAAITAHPAITAISFTGGTRTGAEIARVAAPLFKKLSLELGGKNPVLVFADCEFDEMMRTTVLSSFRNQGQICLCGSRILIERSIYDRFKEAFVERVKALRVGDPADPGSDLGAVVSEAHMEKVLGHITQARADGGTVLCGGERVRLEGRLKDGWYIAPTVIEGLGPGCRTNQEEIFGPVVTLQPFDDEAHALSLANDSVYGLASVVWTSDVKRAHRTARALRSGIVWVNCWMMRDLRTPFGGMKQSGVGREGGEEALRFFTEAKNICIRI, encoded by the coding sequence ATGGAGCGCATCCTCAACTTCATCGGCGGCGTCTTGCGCCCGGCCATCGGTGGCACATGGCTCGATAACCATGAACCAGCTACCGGCCGTGCCTTCGCTCAGATCGCCGACAGCGATGAGCGCGATGTGCAAGCAGCGGTGGAAGCAGCCAGCGCCGCACTTCCCGAATGGCAGGCATTGGGCCGAGAGGGACGCAGCAAAGCGATGCTGCGCTTAGCCGACCTGATCGAGCAGCAAGTGGACCGCTTCGCTGAGGCGGAGAGCCGCGATAACGGCAAACCCATTCACCTAGCCCGCAAGGTTGACATCCCGCGCGCGGTCTCCAACATCCGCTTCTTCGCCACGGCCATCCTCCACACCCGCACCGATGCGCATATCATGGACGACGTGGCGGTGAATTACACTGAGCGGGAGCCCATAGGCATAGTCGGCTGCATCAGCCCCTGGAACCTGCCGTTCTACCTGTTCACATGGAAGATCGCGCCAGCCTTGGCAACCGGCAATACCGTGGTGGCCAAGCCTAGCGAAGTGACTCCGCTCACGGCGTTCATGATGAGCGAACTCTGCGCTGAGGCGGGCTTCCCACAGGGCACTCTCAACATCGTGCATGGCTTGGGTCACAAGGTGGGTGCAGCCATCACGGCGCACCCGGCGATCACAGCGATCTCATTCACCGGCGGCACGCGAACCGGTGCGGAGATCGCGCGCGTGGCAGCGCCCTTGTTCAAGAAGCTCAGCCTCGAGCTGGGCGGCAAGAACCCCGTGTTGGTCTTCGCTGATTGCGAATTCGATGAGATGATGCGCACCACCGTGCTCAGCTCGTTCCGCAACCAAGGGCAGATCTGCCTTTGCGGCTCGCGGATCCTGATCGAGCGCAGCATCTACGATCGCTTCAAAGAGGCCTTTGTCGAGCGCGTGAAGGCCCTGCGCGTGGGGGATCCAGCCGACCCGGGAAGCGACCTCGGCGCAGTGGTATCGGAGGCGCACATGGAGAAGGTGCTGGGGCACATCACTCAGGCACGGGCCGATGGGGGCACGGTGCTCTGCGGCGGAGAGCGCGTGCGGCTGGAAGGCCGTTTGAAGGATGGCTGGTATATCGCTCCGACAGTGATCGAGGGCCTGGGACCGGGATGCCGCACCAATCAAGAGGAGATCTTCGGGCCGGTGGTGACGCTGCAGCCATTCGATGATGAGGCCCATGCGCTGTCGCTCGCGAACGATTCGGTCTATGGCCTGGCCAGCGTTGTATGGACCAGCGATGTGAAACGCGCGCACCGGACGGCTCGTGCGCTGCGATCGGGAATCGTGTGGGTGAACTGCTGGATGATGCGCGACCTGCGCACGCCTTTCGGCGGCATGAAGCAAAGCGGCGTTGGCCGCGAAGGAGGTGAAGAGGCGCTGCGCTTCTTCACCGAGGCGAAGAACATCTGCATCAGGATTTGA
- the ppk1 gene encoding polyphosphate kinase 1 has translation MPRIERNLAERARLHVRQWFARRMPKEMRFHDLEHTLSVARTAVALGRASGLGPDQLELLEVAALFHDTGYALGAEDHEASSAELAEAFMRKHGESERRIQAVASMIRSTRLGHRPRSLAQRLIRDADSAKAGQADFDARGELLREEREHLLGKRISAHAWLKENLAYLNAHTFHTPQARKRYGAQKRINLARLHDRLAADKDKERPMASARFIDRDLSWLAFNDRVMQEAEDARNPLLERMKFLAIYSSNLDEFYRVRVAALHGLARLGKVTRKALEVPPEKRIARINTMALGQQQRFGRLWRGTLLPALERKGILLRDERHLTPQQRTFVDAYCARMVLPKLFTAAVREGNAPFLEDRKLYFVCRVATKVRAHGKDRLLLVNIPSDVLGRFIALPSRPKRAELMLIDDAVRICLPQLFEGHRVIECHAVKLSRDAELYLDEEFAGSVKEKVRKSLRKRLTGVPSRLLYDGRMPKRTLRALRSLLNLGKDDLVQGGRYHHFSDLFSMPVKGRPELRDAPWPPLPHPLLRKGNAFTAVDKGDVLLHFPYHDFNQVPDWLQRAAKDPAVTRIRITLYRVATESSVCEALLEALHRGKQVEAFVEVQARFDEGHNLKWGERLEQAGATVHYGYEGIKVHCKLLVIDRVVKGRSKRYAYLGTGNFNERTARIYADCALITCNTAITDEAAQVFAYLADRRRLPRLRHLLVAPFSLRDGLEALIDREIANAELGRPAGITLKLNSLEDRALISKLYDASRAGVPVRLIIRGICCLAPGVPGLSDRIEAISIVDRYLEHTRAYVFANGGAPRVYLASADWMGRNLDRRVEVAFPLLDPELKDEMLRLLELQWSDTAKARVIDSKHRNAYRRAGHRKPRVHAQRDTYTLLRKVSKKPA, from the coding sequence ATGCCGCGGATTGAACGGAACCTAGCGGAGCGCGCACGCCTCCATGTGCGCCAATGGTTCGCCAGGCGCATGCCCAAGGAAATGCGCTTCCACGACTTGGAGCACACCTTGAGCGTGGCGCGCACCGCCGTGGCGCTGGGCCGGGCAAGCGGATTGGGCCCCGATCAACTGGAACTGCTCGAGGTGGCGGCCCTCTTCCACGACACGGGCTATGCCCTCGGCGCAGAGGACCATGAAGCCAGCAGCGCGGAACTGGCAGAGGCCTTCATGCGCAAGCACGGGGAGAGCGAACGCCGCATCCAAGCGGTAGCGTCCATGATCCGCAGCACGCGCCTGGGCCACCGGCCGCGATCGCTCGCCCAACGGCTCATTCGCGATGCCGACTCCGCCAAGGCCGGTCAGGCCGATTTCGATGCGCGCGGCGAACTCCTTCGCGAAGAGCGGGAGCACCTCCTCGGCAAGCGCATCAGCGCACACGCCTGGCTCAAGGAGAACCTCGCCTACCTGAACGCGCACACCTTCCACACCCCGCAAGCGCGCAAGCGCTACGGCGCGCAGAAGCGGATCAACCTGGCGCGGCTCCATGATCGCCTCGCCGCGGACAAGGACAAGGAGCGGCCAATGGCGTCAGCGCGGTTCATCGACCGCGACCTCAGCTGGCTCGCGTTCAACGATCGGGTGATGCAGGAGGCCGAGGATGCGCGCAACCCCTTGCTCGAGCGCATGAAGTTCCTTGCGATCTACTCCAGCAACCTGGATGAGTTCTACCGCGTGCGCGTGGCGGCCCTGCACGGCCTGGCCCGCTTGGGCAAGGTCACGCGAAAGGCCCTCGAGGTGCCGCCGGAGAAACGGATCGCACGCATCAACACCATGGCGCTGGGCCAGCAGCAGCGTTTCGGCAGGCTTTGGCGAGGCACCTTGCTCCCAGCCCTGGAGCGCAAAGGGATCCTGCTGCGCGATGAGCGGCACCTTACCCCCCAGCAGCGGACATTCGTGGATGCCTACTGCGCGCGGATGGTGCTGCCCAAGCTATTCACGGCGGCCGTTCGCGAGGGCAATGCGCCCTTCCTCGAGGACCGCAAGCTTTACTTCGTGTGCCGCGTGGCGACCAAGGTCCGCGCGCACGGCAAGGACCGGCTGCTGCTCGTGAACATCCCCAGCGATGTGCTCGGCCGGTTCATCGCCCTTCCCTCCCGGCCGAAGCGGGCTGAGCTCATGCTGATCGACGATGCCGTGCGAATCTGCCTGCCACAGCTCTTCGAAGGTCACCGTGTGATCGAATGCCATGCGGTCAAACTATCGCGAGACGCTGAATTGTACCTCGATGAGGAGTTCGCTGGCAGTGTGAAGGAAAAGGTGCGAAAGAGCCTGCGCAAACGGCTCACAGGCGTGCCCTCGCGACTGCTATACGATGGCCGCATGCCCAAACGGACGTTGCGCGCTTTGCGCTCGCTGCTGAACCTGGGCAAGGACGATCTCGTGCAGGGCGGCCGTTACCATCATTTCAGCGACCTCTTCAGCATGCCGGTGAAAGGCCGGCCGGAACTGCGCGATGCGCCATGGCCGCCGCTCCCGCATCCCTTATTGCGCAAGGGCAATGCATTCACGGCCGTTGACAAGGGCGATGTGCTGCTGCATTTCCCATACCACGACTTCAACCAAGTGCCGGACTGGCTGCAACGTGCCGCGAAGGACCCCGCCGTGACACGCATCCGCATCACCTTGTACCGGGTGGCCACCGAGAGCAGCGTTTGCGAGGCCCTGCTCGAAGCGTTGCACCGTGGGAAGCAGGTGGAGGCCTTCGTGGAAGTGCAGGCCCGCTTCGATGAAGGCCACAACCTGAAGTGGGGCGAGCGCCTTGAGCAAGCCGGGGCCACAGTGCATTATGGATATGAAGGCATCAAGGTGCATTGCAAGCTGTTGGTGATCGACCGCGTCGTGAAAGGCCGCTCCAAGCGATACGCATACCTCGGCACTGGGAACTTCAATGAACGCACCGCCCGCATTTATGCCGATTGCGCGCTGATCACCTGCAACACCGCGATCACTGACGAGGCCGCACAGGTATTCGCCTATTTGGCCGACCGCCGGAGGCTTCCGCGGCTGCGCCACCTCCTGGTTGCGCCCTTCTCGCTGCGCGACGGACTGGAGGCGCTGATTGACAGGGAGATCGCGAACGCAGAGCTGGGCAGGCCCGCCGGCATCACCTTGAAGCTCAACAGCCTCGAGGACCGCGCCTTGATCAGCAAGCTCTACGATGCCTCCCGGGCCGGGGTGCCCGTGCGGCTGATCATACGGGGCATCTGCTGCCTCGCACCAGGCGTGCCCGGCCTGAGCGATCGCATCGAGGCCATCAGCATCGTTGACCGATACCTGGAGCACACGCGCGCTTATGTGTTCGCCAACGGCGGTGCCCCGCGCGTGTACCTGGCAAGCGCTGACTGGATGGGGCGCAACCTCGACCGACGGGTAGAGGTCGCTTTCCCGCTGCTCGACCCGGAGCTCAAGGATGAAATGCTGCGCCTGCTGGAACTGCAGTGGTCCGATACGGCCAAGGCCCGGGTCATCGATTCCAAGCACCGCAACGCGTACCGTCGCGCAGGGCACCGGAAACCACGCGTGCATGCGCAGCGTGACACTTATACACTGCTGCGCAAAGTCTCCAAGAAGCCAGCTTGA
- a CDS encoding fructosamine kinase family protein, whose protein sequence is MALPSELIDELAMAIGRHSGAKTTISGVLPVGGGSINDCYRLDASKGRFFVKVNTADRFPSLFEAEADGLQRLMAAGPLAVPRVIAHGESAGHAFLLMEWLEPGLKGRAFWEGFGYGLAQLHRHTQQRFGLARDNYIGSLPQINAEEDSWDRFFILHRLEPLLRKARDRGHLGEGVAFRFERLFGKLGGLFPHEPPALLHGDLWSGNFLCGSAGDPVLIDPAVYYGHREMDLAMTRLFGGFDDAFYDAYQAHLALAIGWQDRVDLCSLYPLLVHVNLFGGGYAQQVDSIVRRFC, encoded by the coding sequence ATGGCCCTGCCGAGCGAACTGATTGACGAGCTGGCCATGGCCATAGGCAGGCACTCCGGCGCAAAGACGACCATTTCGGGCGTTCTCCCAGTTGGTGGTGGCAGCATCAACGACTGCTATCGGCTCGACGCCTCCAAAGGCCGGTTCTTCGTGAAGGTGAACACGGCTGATCGCTTCCCTAGCCTGTTCGAGGCAGAGGCCGATGGCTTGCAGCGTTTGATGGCGGCCGGGCCCTTGGCAGTGCCGCGCGTGATCGCTCATGGCGAAAGCGCAGGGCACGCCTTCCTGCTCATGGAGTGGTTGGAACCAGGGCTCAAGGGGCGGGCGTTCTGGGAGGGCTTCGGCTACGGGCTCGCGCAATTGCACCGGCATACCCAGCAGCGCTTTGGCTTGGCTCGCGACAATTACATCGGCAGCCTCCCGCAGATCAATGCGGAAGAGGATTCGTGGGACCGCTTCTTCATCCTGCACCGGCTGGAGCCCTTGCTGCGCAAGGCTCGCGATCGGGGCCACCTCGGAGAAGGCGTTGCATTCCGGTTCGAGCGCCTATTCGGAAAGCTCGGCGGCCTGTTCCCGCATGAACCCCCTGCCCTGCTGCATGGCGATCTATGGAGCGGCAATTTCCTCTGCGGCAGCGCCGGGGATCCCGTACTCATCGATCCCGCCGTGTATTACGGCCACCGCGAGATGGATCTGGCAATGACCCGGCTCTTCGGCGGATTCGATGATGCCTTCTACGATGCCTATCAGGCACACCTCGCGCTTGCGATCGGATGGCAGGACCGCGTTGACCTCTGCAGTCTATATCCCTTGCTGGTGCATGTGAACCTGTTCGGCGGCGGGTACGCGCAGCAAGTCGATTCCATTGTTCGGCGCTTCTGCTGA
- a CDS encoding SLC13/DASS family transporter — MKRWLFIIAGPLAALLVFALMHHHGHQPALMAGLVAWMALWWITEAVPIPVTSILPLLLFPVLGIDDVPATAAHYGKEIIFLFLGGFIIALGIERCGLHRRIALGIMARVGSSSERLVLGVMAACALLSMWINSTAATLVMLPIALSLIDDEDAPADARKRLVVPLLLGVAYGATVGGMATPVGTPPNLVFIALWKQLYPGQDAIGFGQWMATGLPLAAVFLAIAWLLLTRIAFKLKGDSLGGADAVQLRLKALGRASRDEWLAGGVFALVALLWMTGDSIKQGETELFTGWRDSAEALKEVSDAAVAVMGAVLLFLLPASKRMRQPHDAYATHEEGRSLMSWSFAEQRVPWGVLLLIGGGFALAAGVDKSGLSGIIGEAMAGLGSLPMILLIGSTALIVCLLSELGSNTATASLTLPILAAMADRWGMDPQSILWPSALAASLGFMLPVASPMQTIVFGTGRIPMRQMVKAGVWMDLIGVILLMLIFGW; from the coding sequence ATGAAGCGATGGCTCTTCATCATTGCCGGCCCGCTAGCCGCGTTGCTGGTCTTCGCGCTCATGCACCACCACGGGCATCAACCTGCCCTCATGGCGGGCCTCGTGGCGTGGATGGCCTTGTGGTGGATCACCGAAGCCGTACCCATCCCCGTCACTTCCATCCTGCCGCTGCTGCTCTTCCCGGTACTGGGCATCGATGATGTGCCCGCCACCGCCGCGCATTACGGCAAGGAGATCATCTTCCTCTTCCTGGGCGGCTTCATCATCGCACTGGGCATCGAGCGCTGCGGGCTGCACAGGCGCATCGCGCTAGGCATCATGGCGCGCGTGGGCAGCAGCTCGGAAAGGCTGGTTCTGGGCGTGATGGCGGCCTGCGCGCTGCTCAGCATGTGGATCAACAGCACTGCCGCAACGCTGGTGATGCTGCCCATCGCTTTGAGCCTGATCGACGATGAGGACGCGCCCGCTGACGCGCGCAAGCGATTGGTCGTGCCTTTGTTATTGGGTGTTGCGTACGGAGCAACGGTTGGCGGCATGGCCACACCGGTGGGCACGCCGCCCAACCTCGTCTTCATCGCGCTGTGGAAGCAGCTCTATCCCGGTCAGGATGCGATCGGCTTCGGGCAATGGATGGCCACCGGGCTGCCGCTGGCTGCGGTCTTCCTCGCGATCGCCTGGCTGCTGCTCACGCGCATCGCATTCAAGCTGAAGGGCGATTCGCTCGGCGGCGCTGATGCTGTGCAACTGCGGCTGAAAGCGCTGGGCCGAGCCTCGCGCGATGAATGGCTGGCTGGAGGCGTGTTCGCGCTGGTGGCGCTGCTGTGGATGACCGGCGATTCGATCAAACAGGGCGAAACGGAGCTCTTCACAGGCTGGCGCGATAGTGCCGAAGCCTTGAAGGAGGTGAGCGATGCGGCCGTGGCGGTGATGGGCGCGGTGCTGCTCTTCCTTCTCCCTGCGAGCAAGCGCATGCGGCAACCGCATGATGCCTACGCCACGCACGAAGAAGGACGGTCGCTCATGAGCTGGAGCTTTGCCGAGCAGCGTGTGCCTTGGGGCGTGCTTCTGCTCATCGGCGGTGGTTTCGCGCTGGCGGCTGGCGTTGATAAGAGCGGACTCAGCGGCATCATCGGCGAAGCGATGGCGGGCCTCGGTTCTTTGCCGATGATTCTGTTGATCGGCAGTACCGCGCTGATCGTTTGCCTGCTCAGCGAATTGGGCAGCAATACCGCTACCGCGAGCCTCACGCTGCCTATCCTAGCCGCCATGGCGGACCGATGGGGCATGGATCCGCAAAGCATCCTCTGGCCATCGGCGCTGGCCGCGAGCTTGGGCTTCATGCTTCCGGTGGCATCGCCCATGCAGACCATCGTCTTCGGCACGGGGCGCATTCCCATGCGGCAGATGGTGAAGGCCGGGGTGTGGATGGACCTGATCGGGGTAATCCTTTTGATGCTGATCTTCGGATGGTGA
- a CDS encoding histidine kinase — MDSLREAAEQVLDALPRPPAIDLYEAEWHLAYALDQSDDPRGALEHAQNAWLVARELKDTTRILASLYQLTKLNVEGRHYEEADRFRREHLALARTFGRDTIQHVLAINSMGSMFSRIERADSEEYCYREGLKLLGNRKHVVKQALLGNLASTLSARGEHAEAAKLHERVLAELDSTDLHNQAWTYSNLGRSLMYAERYTDALAAFATGDSLNAVSGNALNLAIDMAELRAECLEAMGDIPGAYTMVKHARDLQDTLFTRAMNEQLLELETKFGTRLKEEEIARLGAEAREQEERLRVRNVQLYGSIAMAVLLLIGVLLVWRNLRQKRRHATVLEGLNTELKDQKERIEEINRLLQLKVLRTQMNPHFIYNCLHAIGNLVRKGDAVGAGSYLDGFARLLRMVLDHSVKDRVPLSQEMDFLRQYLKLEALRFADGLVYEVDADPALLEEDDAVPALVVQPFVENAIWHGLATKEGDKHVSVGFAERDGRIICTVEDNGIGRSAAPKREFTDGSPSMGLQLTNERLQLLTFRLQERGSVTFTDLHTHGAPAGTRVEVVLA; from the coding sequence ATGGACTCACTGCGCGAGGCAGCTGAGCAGGTGCTGGATGCGCTCCCGCGACCACCAGCCATCGACCTCTACGAGGCCGAATGGCACCTCGCATACGCCCTTGACCAGAGCGATGATCCCAGGGGCGCGCTGGAACATGCGCAGAACGCGTGGCTCGTCGCGCGGGAATTGAAGGACACTACCCGGATCCTCGCCTCGCTTTACCAGCTCACCAAACTCAACGTGGAAGGAAGGCACTACGAAGAAGCCGATCGTTTCCGCAGGGAACACCTCGCCTTGGCCCGCACCTTCGGCCGTGATACCATCCAACATGTGCTCGCCATTAACAGCATGGGCAGCATGTTCAGCCGCATCGAGCGTGCTGATTCGGAGGAATACTGTTATCGCGAAGGCCTGAAGTTGCTCGGCAACCGCAAGCATGTGGTGAAGCAAGCCCTGCTTGGCAACCTCGCAAGCACGTTGAGCGCAAGAGGAGAACACGCTGAAGCAGCAAAACTGCATGAACGCGTTCTCGCCGAACTGGATAGCACCGACCTGCACAATCAGGCTTGGACGTACAGCAACCTCGGCCGATCACTGATGTACGCCGAACGCTACACCGATGCGCTCGCGGCATTCGCCACGGGCGATTCGCTCAACGCCGTCAGCGGGAACGCCCTCAACCTGGCCATCGACATGGCAGAACTGCGCGCCGAGTGCCTCGAAGCCATGGGCGACATACCCGGTGCATACACGATGGTGAAGCATGCGCGCGATCTGCAGGACACGCTCTTCACGCGCGCCATGAACGAGCAGTTGCTGGAGCTTGAGACGAAGTTCGGAACGCGATTGAAGGAAGAAGAGATCGCGCGGCTGGGTGCCGAAGCGCGCGAGCAGGAGGAGCGTCTGCGCGTACGCAATGTGCAGCTCTATGGAAGCATCGCCATGGCCGTCCTGTTGTTGATCGGCGTGCTGCTCGTGTGGCGCAACCTGCGGCAGAAGCGGAGGCACGCGACCGTGCTCGAGGGCCTGAACACGGAACTGAAGGACCAGAAGGAACGCATCGAGGAGATCAATCGCCTCCTGCAACTGAAGGTGCTGCGCACACAGATGAACCCCCACTTCATCTACAACTGCCTGCATGCCATCGGCAACCTGGTGCGCAAGGGCGATGCGGTCGGGGCGGGGAGCTACCTCGACGGCTTCGCCCGGCTGCTGCGCATGGTGCTCGACCACAGTGTGAAGGACCGCGTGCCCCTGAGCCAGGAGATGGACTTCCTGCGGCAGTACCTGAAGCTCGAGGCGCTGCGCTTCGCGGACGGCCTCGTGTATGAGGTGGACGCGGATCCCGCCCTGCTTGAAGAGGATGACGCCGTGCCCGCCCTGGTGGTGCAGCCCTTCGTGGAGAACGCCATCTGGCACGGGCTGGCGACGAAGGAAGGTGACAAGCACGTGAGCGTCGGGTTCGCCGAGCGTGATGGCCGGATCATCTGCACGGTAGAGGACAACGGCATCGGAAGGAGTGCTGCTCCGAAACGCGAGTTCACGGATGGCAGTCCGAGCATGGGCCTGCAGCTCACCAATGAACGGTTGCAGCTTCTCACCTTCCGCCTGCAGGAGCGCGGGAGCGTGACCTTCACCGACCTGCATACCCACGGTGCACCGGCAGGAACGCGGGTCGAAGTGGTGCTGGCCTAA